In Buchnera aphidicola (Eriosoma grossulariae), a genomic segment contains:
- a CDS encoding proline--tRNA ligase encodes MKTTKYLLFTMKEKPINIENDSHTLMLRAGLIRQLSSGIYIWLPTGIKVLNKIIKIIHTEIQKIGGIEIYMPAIQPANLWHESKRWTTYGNELFKLCDRKNHQFVLAPTHEEIVTYLIKNEIHSYKQLPILLYQIQNKFRDEIRPRSGVIRSREFIMKDAYSFHLNKLSLTKMYHIMHETYIKIFDKLKLQYRSVKADSNIMGGEISHEFQAFSKNGEDTIMYSQESNYTENININPSITQSLLKNIIQKNQKNIISTINQLYLNKIIKIILLKAKENQLKDKFIAVAIKNNHIINFKQLEKIDIIINPLEYASKDEQNEFIKNQKQDLKKTLNNIFLITDLSVINSLKNINWIKINEHLININEIWKNFFKESQILDISKNIDTNFDKNIFNEKKEILKIQQCIEIGHIFQLENKYSSIFKANIQNKRGENKNLSMGCYGIGITRIVAAIIEQNNDNKGIIWPNLIAPFQIAIIPINLYKSKIVQKISESLYQTLINNKIDVLFNDKNEQIGIIFSQMDLIGIPHQLIISETNLKNNNIEYHYRNSTIKNMININDINNFIKEIL; translated from the coding sequence CAACAGGTATAAAAGTATTAAATAAAATTATAAAAATTATACATACAGAAATACAAAAAATAGGAGGAATAGAAATATATATGCCTGCTATTCAACCTGCTAACTTATGGCATGAAAGTAAAAGATGGACAACATATGGGAATGAATTATTTAAATTATGCGATCGTAAAAATCATCAATTTGTTCTTGCTCCTACACATGAAGAAATAGTTACTTATTTAATAAAAAATGAAATACATTCTTATAAACAACTACCTATATTATTATATCAAATACAAAATAAATTTAGAGATGAAATTCGACCACGTTCAGGAGTCATTAGATCACGTGAATTTATTATGAAAGATGCATATTCTTTTCATTTAAATAAATTATCATTAACAAAAATGTATCATATAATGCACGAGACTTATATAAAAATTTTTGATAAATTAAAATTACAATATAGATCAGTCAAAGCTGATTCAAACATAATGGGAGGAGAAATTTCACATGAATTTCAAGCTTTTTCAAAAAATGGAGAAGATACGATTATGTATTCTCAAGAATCTAATTATACAGAAAATATTAATATCAACCCATCAATTACACAATCTCTTTTAAAGAATATTATACAAAAAAATCAAAAAAATATTATCAGTACAATAAATCAATTATATTTGAATAAAATAATAAAAATTATTTTATTAAAAGCAAAAGAAAATCAACTAAAAGATAAATTTATTGCTGTAGCCATAAAAAATAATCACATAATAAATTTTAAACAATTAGAGAAAATTGATATAATTATTAACCCACTTGAATATGCTTCAAAGGATGAACAAAATGAATTTATTAAAAATCAAAAACAAGATCTAAAAAAAACGTTAAATAATATTTTCCTTATTACTGATTTATCTGTTATAAATTCATTAAAAAATATAAATTGGATTAAAATAAATGAACATTTGATTAATATTAATGAAATTTGGAAAAATTTTTTTAAAGAATCTCAGATTCTAGATATAAGCAAAAATATTGATACCAATTTTGATAAAAATATTTTTAATGAAAAAAAAGAAATATTAAAAATACAACAATGTATAGAAATTGGACATATATTTCAATTAGAAAATAAATATTCTTCTATTTTTAAAGCAAATATACAAAATAAAAGAGGTGAAAATAAAAATTTAAGTATGGGATGCTATGGAATAGGAATAACTAGAATTGTTGCTGCAATTATCGAACAAAACAATGATAATAAAGGAATTATATGGCCAAATTTAATAGCTCCATTTCAAATTGCAATTATACCTATTAATTTATATAAATCAAAAATAGTTCAAAAAATTTCAGAATCATTATATCAAACATTAATTAATAATAAAATTGATGTTTTATTTAATGATAAAAACGAACAAATAGGAATAATTTTTTCTCAAATGGATTTAATCGGGATTCCTCATCAACTAATTATTAGCGAGACAAATTTAAAAAACAACAATATTGAATATCATTACAGGAATAGTACTATAAAAAATATGATTAATATAAACGATATAAATAATTTTATTAAAGAAATACTATAA
- the dnaE gene encoding DNA polymerase III subunit alpha → MYNTQFVHLRIHSDYSLIDGLSKPDKLVQHVSNLNFPAMAITDFGNFYGIIKFYKSAYLAGIKPIIGVDVNIRSNIFPNKLTKLTLFAANNQGYYNLIILISMSYQKGYKNSILSVYIEQEWLLKYKNGLIILSGGIFGDLGMSLLTNNNKLIFNCISFYKKYFPDNYYIELTRTNRINEDIYCKKAVLIALKTHIPVVATNDVRFINKEDFDAHNVRVAVQKGISINSAYLLQEYTCEQYLKTEDEMCKLFSDIPQALFNTVELAKRCNVTIRLGEYFLPQFPTGKMNTKNFLILKSKAGLEKRLKIIYPDKNLRILKRKKYDLRLDNELNVINKMGFPGYFLIVMEFIQWSKNNNIPVGPGRGSGAGSLVAYALNITELDPLSFDLLFERFLNSERISLPDLDIDFCIQKRDQVIEHVASIYGRDSVSQIITFGTMTARAVIKDVGRTLGYPYGFLNRVSKLIPLDLRITLDKALSTCSELNNLYKINPDVKILINIAKKLEGVTRNISKHAGGVVISPTKIINFSPLYYDETGNNQVTQFDKNDIENVGLLKFDFLGLRTLTIIHSAVKMINNNYYNQEKNNYVDINLISLNDKKCFNYLQKAKTTAVFQLESTGMKDLIKRLKPDTFEDIIALVALFRPGPLQSGMVDNFINRKHGLEKIYFPDKKWQHILLKPILESTYGVILYQEQVMKIAQVLAGYTLGHADIFRRAMGKKNPEEMSRQRSIFQAGAQKNGINSNLSIKIFDLLEKFAGYGFNKSHSAAYALVSYQTLWLKVNYPSEFLSSAMNSEIDNTNKLMILIDEVFTIGIVVLPPDVNYSEFYFYVNQKKEIIYGLGAIKGIGKNIILSILESRKKFGKFNDIFDFCLRLDSKKITRRILLKLIMSGSFDSFNIHRSALVDILNNVIYATKQYIIEKTNKQNNIFGNIHYEFQKITKSIIQSSSTWSEKQKLNFEKETLGIYLTGHPINEYLYELLHYTRGFRIKDVFLIIRNKTSCIIAGIVTDIKKKITKNNDNFYILQIDDKSHRIEVIIFSNLIKKYHNLLFKDNILIIKGYVVIDKVANYYKIIAVHIINLDTARQKYVKKIVLFLNIEMNELFLSKLYKILEKYVGGPIPIYISYQNKKKVFLKFPLNIQWCVFPNEKLISDINIMKDIKKIQFDFK, encoded by the coding sequence ATGTATAATACTCAATTTGTTCATCTTCGTATACATAGTGATTATTCTTTAATAGATGGATTGTCTAAACCGGATAAATTAGTTCAACATGTATCTAATTTAAATTTTCCAGCGATGGCTATAACCGATTTTGGAAATTTTTATGGTATTATTAAATTTTATAAATCTGCTTATCTTGCAGGAATTAAACCAATTATTGGTGTTGATGTTAATATTCGGTCAAACATATTTCCAAATAAATTAACTAAATTAACTTTATTTGCTGCTAATAATCAAGGATATTATAATTTAATTATTTTAATATCTATGTCTTATCAGAAAGGTTATAAAAATTCTATTTTATCAGTATATATTGAACAAGAATGGTTATTAAAATATAAAAATGGATTAATTATTTTATCTGGAGGTATTTTTGGTGATTTAGGGATGAGTTTATTAACAAATAATAATAAATTAATTTTTAATTGTATATCTTTTTATAAAAAATATTTTCCTGATAATTATTATATTGAATTAACTAGAACTAATCGTATTAATGAAGATATTTATTGTAAAAAAGCTGTTTTAATAGCATTAAAAACTCATATTCCTGTTGTTGCAACAAATGATGTTCGTTTTATAAATAAAGAAGATTTTGATGCTCATAATGTACGTGTAGCTGTTCAAAAAGGTATTTCAATTAATAGTGCTTATTTATTACAAGAATATACATGTGAACAATATTTAAAAACAGAAGATGAAATGTGTAAATTGTTTTCAGACATTCCTCAAGCTTTATTTAATACTGTTGAATTAGCAAAAAGATGTAATGTAACAATTCGTTTAGGAGAATATTTTTTACCTCAGTTTCCTACTGGAAAAATGAATACTAAAAATTTTTTAATTTTAAAATCTAAAGCTGGATTAGAAAAAAGATTAAAAATTATTTATCCGGATAAAAATTTAAGAATATTAAAAAGAAAGAAATATGATTTAAGATTAGACAACGAGTTAAATGTAATTAATAAAATGGGTTTTCCTGGTTATTTTTTAATTGTTATGGAGTTTATACAATGGTCTAAAAATAACAATATTCCAGTTGGACCAGGAAGGGGTTCAGGGGCTGGATCATTAGTAGCATATGCTTTAAATATTACAGAACTAGATCCTTTATCTTTTGATTTGTTATTTGAAAGATTTTTAAATTCTGAAAGAATTTCTTTACCAGATTTAGATATTGATTTTTGTATTCAAAAACGAGATCAAGTAATTGAACATGTTGCTAGTATTTATGGTCGTGATTCAGTTTCTCAAATTATTACATTTGGGACTATGACTGCTCGAGCAGTTATTAAAGATGTAGGTAGAACATTAGGTTATCCGTATGGATTTTTAAATAGAGTTTCTAAATTAATTCCATTAGATCTTAGAATAACATTAGATAAAGCTTTATCTACATGTTCGGAATTAAATAATTTATATAAAATTAATCCAGACGTAAAAATATTAATTAATATTGCAAAAAAATTAGAAGGGGTGACTCGTAATATTAGCAAACATGCTGGTGGTGTTGTTATTTCTCCTACTAAAATTATTAATTTTTCACCATTATATTATGATGAAACAGGAAATAATCAAGTTACACAGTTTGATAAAAATGATATTGAAAATGTTGGTTTACTTAAATTTGATTTTTTAGGTTTAAGAACTTTAACAATTATTCATTCTGCTGTTAAAATGATTAATAATAATTATTATAATCAAGAAAAAAATAATTATGTTGATATAAATTTAATTTCTTTAAATGATAAAAAATGTTTTAATTATTTACAAAAAGCAAAAACTACTGCTGTTTTTCAATTAGAATCAACAGGAATGAAAGATTTAATTAAAAGATTAAAACCTGATACGTTTGAAGATATTATTGCTTTAGTCGCTTTATTTAGACCAGGTCCTTTGCAATCTGGAATGGTGGATAATTTTATTAATCGAAAACATGGTTTAGAAAAGATATATTTTCCAGATAAAAAATGGCAACATATATTATTAAAACCAATTTTAGAATCTACTTACGGTGTTATTTTATATCAAGAACAAGTAATGAAAATAGCTCAAGTTTTAGCTGGTTATACATTAGGACACGCTGATATTTTTCGAAGAGCAATGGGTAAAAAAAATCCAGAAGAAATGTCTAGACAGCGTTCTATATTTCAAGCAGGAGCACAAAAAAATGGAATTAATAGTAATTTATCGATTAAAATTTTTGATTTGTTGGAAAAATTTGCTGGATATGGTTTTAACAAATCACATTCGGCGGCGTATGCTTTAGTATCTTATCAAACTTTATGGTTAAAAGTAAATTATCCATCTGAATTTTTATCTTCAGCAATGAATTCTGAGATAGACAATACAAATAAATTAATGATTTTAATTGATGAAGTCTTTACAATTGGTATTGTTGTATTGCCTCCAGATGTAAATTATAGTGAATTTTATTTTTATGTTAATCAAAAAAAAGAAATTATTTATGGTTTAGGAGCAATTAAAGGAATAGGTAAAAATATTATATTGTCTATTTTAGAATCTAGAAAAAAATTCGGAAAGTTTAATGATATTTTTGATTTTTGTTTACGTTTAGATTCAAAAAAAATAACTCGTAGAATTTTATTAAAATTGATTATGTCTGGATCATTTGATTCTTTTAATATTCATAGATCTGCTTTAGTCGATATCTTAAATAATGTTATATATGCTACAAAACAATATATTATCGAAAAAACCAATAAACAAAATAACATATTTGGTAATATACATTATGAGTTTCAAAAAATTACAAAAAGTATTATTCAATCATCTTCTACTTGGTCAGAAAAACAAAAATTAAATTTTGAAAAAGAAACATTAGGGATTTATCTTACTGGACATCCAATTAATGAATATTTATATGAATTACTTCATTATACTCGTGGCTTTCGTATTAAAGATGTATTTTTAATTATACGTAATAAAACAAGTTGTATTATTGCTGGTATAGTAACAGATATTAAAAAAAAAATTACTAAAAATAATGATAATTTTTATATTTTACAAATAGATGATAAATCACATAGAATTGAAGTGATTATTTTTTCTAATTTAATAAAAAAATATCATAATTTATTGTTTAAAGATAATATATTAATTATTAAAGGTTATGTTGTAATTGATAAGGTAGCTAATTATTATAAAATAATTGCAGTACATATTATTAATTTAGATACTGCTAGACAAAAATATGTAAAAAAGATTGTTCTCTTCTTAAACATAGAAATGAATGAATTATTTTTAAGTAAATTATATAAAATATTAGAAAAGTATGTTGGTGGTCCTATTCCAATTTATATTAGTTATCAGAATAAAAAAAAAGTTTTTTTAAAATTTCCGTTAAATATTCAATGGTGTGTTTTTCCAAATGAAAAATTAATTTCTGATATTAATATAATGAAGGATATAAAAAAAATTCAATTTGATTTTAAATAG
- a CDS encoding ribonuclease HII: MIQYNFSIKSCLTAGVDEVGCGSLVGNIVSAAVILNNINFINNLKDSKKLSIKERSQISIEIKKKSRCWSLGYVNTEEIERLNVFYARLLAMSRAIQNLTISPDFIFFDGKHIPQVSIPSMAIVRGDNIIPEISAASILAKVERDNEMINLHKHYPEYNFKKNKGYPTKAHLSALSKYGITIFHRFNFSPVKKFL; the protein is encoded by the coding sequence ATGATTCAATATAATTTTTCTATAAAATCTTGTTTAACTGCTGGTGTAGATGAAGTGGGTTGTGGATCATTAGTAGGTAATATTGTAAGTGCTGCAGTTATTTTGAATAATATTAATTTTATTAATAATCTGAAGGATTCTAAAAAATTATCTATTAAAGAGCGATCACAGATATCTATTGAAATAAAAAAAAAATCAAGATGTTGGAGTCTAGGTTACGTCAACACTGAAGAAATAGAAAGATTAAATGTTTTTTATGCGAGATTATTAGCTATGTCTCGTGCCATTCAAAATTTAACGATATCTCCTGATTTTATTTTTTTTGATGGTAAACATATTCCTCAAGTTTCTATTCCATCGATGGCTATAGTTCGAGGAGATAATATTATTCCTGAAATTAGTGCTGCTTCAATTTTAGCAAAAGTAGAAAGAGATAATGAAATGATTAATTTACATAAACATTACCCAGAATATAATTTTAAAAAAAATAAAGGGTATCCTACTAAAGCTCATTTATCCGCTTTGTCAAAATATGGTATAACTATTTTTCATCGATTTAATTTTTCTCCTGTTAAAAAATTTTTATAA
- the fabZ gene encoding 3-hydroxyacyl-ACP dehydratase FabZ produces the protein MYENNIFDLDFIFNALHHRYPFLLVDRIIKFEKDNFIISIKNVTINEYYFQGHFPIKKIVPGILLIESIAQTAGIFLFQNNISQKCAKKYYLSSIHKAQFKKPVIPGDQMIIKVILDQFFKNFYKFNALIKVDNNIVCKSIITCTNF, from the coding sequence ATGTATGAAAATAATATATTCGATTTAGATTTTATTTTTAATGCATTACATCATAGATATCCTTTTTTATTAGTAGATCGTATTATAAAATTTGAAAAAGATAATTTTATTATATCTATTAAAAATGTTACTATTAATGAATATTATTTTCAAGGACATTTTCCAATAAAAAAAATTGTTCCTGGTATTTTATTAATAGAATCTATAGCTCAAACAGCAGGTATTTTTTTATTTCAAAATAATATTTCTCAAAAATGTGCTAAAAAATATTATTTATCTAGCATTCATAAAGCTCAATTTAAAAAACCAGTAATTCCAGGAGATCAAATGATTATTAAAGTCATATTAGATCAATTTTTTAAAAATTTTTACAAATTTAATGCTTTGATAAAAGTTGATAATAATATTGTTTGCAAATCTATTATCACGTGTACTAATTTTTAA